A window of the [Chlorobium] sp. 445 genome harbors these coding sequences:
- a CDS encoding ABC transporter substrate-binding protein, with protein MLCALLLASCGGSTQQGGTTATAPTQTYRWKLVTSWAPKFPVLGEGVERFAQYVDSASNGRMKIQVYGAGELVPGLEVFNAVSQGTAEMGHSAAYYWVGKVPAAPMFASIPFGMNAQQFNAWYYSGGGKELWEEAYAPQGVVPFLCGNTGVQMAGWFNKEIKSMADLKGLKMRIPGWGGKVITKAGGSSVTLAANEIYTSLERGVIDAAEWIGPYHDYKLGLHKAAKYYYYPGWHEPGTAFELIVNKKAYDALPNDLKQIISDAAAHVNISILSEFEAQNNSYLQKLINEEKVQLRELPKDVLAELKKLAKEVAEEETAKDTMAKRVYESMMAFKKNILEWNKKSEDAIRPYLDVQ; from the coding sequence ATGCTGTGTGCATTGCTGCTGGCATCGTGCGGTGGCAGCACACAACAAGGTGGTACTACGGCAACTGCACCAACACAAACATATCGCTGGAAACTTGTAACCTCTTGGGCGCCAAAATTCCCCGTCTTAGGCGAAGGAGTAGAGCGCTTTGCACAGTATGTCGATAGTGCATCCAATGGCAGAATGAAGATTCAAGTCTACGGTGCAGGAGAACTTGTCCCCGGTCTGGAAGTCTTTAATGCGGTCAGTCAAGGTACTGCTGAAATGGGGCACAGTGCAGCGTACTACTGGGTAGGAAAAGTGCCAGCGGCGCCGATGTTTGCATCTATTCCTTTCGGGATGAATGCACAACAATTTAATGCCTGGTATTATTCAGGCGGTGGAAAAGAGCTCTGGGAAGAAGCCTATGCACCGCAGGGTGTCGTGCCGTTTCTATGTGGCAACACAGGCGTACAAATGGCAGGGTGGTTCAACAAAGAAATCAAATCTATGGCTGACCTCAAAGGCCTGAAGATGCGCATTCCGGGTTGGGGCGGCAAAGTCATCACCAAAGCTGGCGGCTCATCGGTAACCTTAGCTGCAAATGAGATCTACACAAGTCTGGAGCGCGGCGTAATCGATGCAGCTGAATGGATTGGACCATACCACGATTACAAACTTGGTTTGCACAAAGCAGCAAAATACTACTACTATCCTGGCTGGCATGAACCTGGCACCGCTTTTGAGCTGATTGTCAACAAGAAAGCCTATGATGCTTTGCCAAATGACCTCAAGCAAATTATCAGTGATGCCGCAGCACATGTGAATATAAGCATACTCTCAGAGTTCGAGGCGCAGAACAATTCCTACCTGCAAAAGCTCATCAATGAGGAAAAAGTACAACTGCGCGAATTGCCAAAAGATGTGCTTGCCGAACTGAAAAAACTTGCCAAAGAAGTTGCCGAAGAAGAAACTGCAAAAGACACGATGGCAAAGCGTGTGTATGAGAGCATGATGGCGTTCAAGAAGAACATTTTGGAGTGGAATAAAAAGTCTGAGGACGCAATTCGCCCATACTTGGACGTGCAATAG
- a CDS encoding C4-dicarboxylate ABC transporter permease — MKSLRTQFAHTWTCNSIRSFPTVDDETYIHLVRRLNEAIGKFAALLNVLLIALVCFDVLVRYVFKQTSAFFYEMEWHLFSAVFLLAAGWTLLNDRHVRVDIFYARLSERNRAIADIIGTLVFLLPFCIVILATAIPYTLNAFTSGEGSPDAGGLPYRWIIKSTIVIGALLLLLQGIALMMEKLMLIVNKKLEE; from the coding sequence ATAAAAAGTCTGAGGACGCAATTCGCCCATACTTGGACGTGCAATAGCATTAGGTCCTTTCCTACGGTGGATGATGAAACCTATATTCATTTGGTTAGGCGATTAAATGAAGCTATAGGCAAGTTTGCTGCTCTGCTGAACGTATTGCTGATTGCGCTCGTCTGCTTCGATGTGCTGGTACGCTATGTATTCAAGCAAACGAGCGCATTTTTTTATGAAATGGAGTGGCATCTTTTTTCAGCAGTATTCTTGCTAGCAGCTGGCTGGACACTGCTCAATGACAGACATGTGCGCGTCGATATCTTTTACGCTCGCCTCTCTGAGCGCAATAGGGCTATAGCAGATATCATCGGTACTCTGGTCTTTCTGTTACCGTTTTGCATCGTAATTCTTGCCACAGCAATACCCTACACGCTCAATGCCTTCACCTCAGGTGAAGGCTCTCCAGATGCAGGTGGTTTACCATATCGCTGGATTATTAAATCTACCATAGTGATAGGAGCGTTGCTCTTGCTGCTGCAAGGCATTGCACTGATGATGGAGAAGTTGATGTTAATCGTAAACAAAAAACTTGAAGAGTGA
- a CDS encoding C4-dicarboxylate ABC transporter — translation MSSEALTLILFLLLFSMLLTGFPVAFTLGGLSILFGLIAFGFDFFNLLPLRIYGIMNNYVLIAVPLFVFMGVMLEKSGIAERLLDTMSLLLGRLKGGLALSVVIVGALLGATTGVVGATVTTMGLLSLPTMLRRGFSKSLATGTIAAAGTLGQLVPPSVVMVLLGSVMNISVGDLFAAALIPSAILVAGYLIYIFIVALFNPKQAPPIATEELRTFWSEGVAMRVLRAFVLPALLVLAVLGSIYAGIATPTEAAAVGAAVAMLLTALEGKLTWEVIFDTCKQTTFLTSMVFIILVGATAFGLVFRGIGGDTVMINLIEHAKLSPMLFLAFVLTGIFIAGCFIDFIEIIFIFIPVITPLLVKYEMNLVWVAILITVMLQTSFLTPPFGFTLFYLKGVTPPEVQTVDIYKGVVPFIVIQVVVIAVIFAVPELGTFVPKATRAALP, via the coding sequence ATGTCAAGCGAAGCGCTTACGTTGATACTGTTTCTCCTGCTGTTTTCAATGTTGCTCACAGGCTTCCCTGTTGCCTTCACGCTCGGTGGACTTTCAATTCTATTTGGTCTCATCGCCTTCGGCTTTGATTTTTTTAATCTCTTGCCGCTGCGCATCTACGGCATCATGAATAACTATGTGCTCATTGCAGTACCCCTGTTTGTGTTTATGGGCGTGATGCTCGAAAAGTCAGGGATTGCCGAGCGGCTCCTTGACACAATGTCGTTGCTCTTAGGGCGATTGAAAGGCGGACTGGCACTCTCTGTTGTTATTGTAGGCGCACTATTGGGTGCAACCACAGGCGTGGTTGGGGCAACTGTAACCACGATGGGATTGCTAAGCTTGCCGACCATGTTACGACGTGGGTTCAGTAAAAGTTTGGCGACAGGCACAATTGCCGCAGCAGGCACCTTAGGGCAACTTGTGCCACCAAGCGTGGTGATGGTCTTACTTGGTAGTGTGATGAACATTTCAGTAGGCGACCTCTTTGCCGCTGCGCTGATTCCAAGTGCAATACTGGTAGCAGGCTATTTAATCTACATTTTTATAGTCGCACTCTTCAATCCAAAACAAGCCCCACCGATTGCCACTGAAGAACTGCGTACATTTTGGAGCGAAGGCGTTGCTATGCGTGTCTTACGCGCCTTCGTATTGCCGGCATTGCTCGTGCTAGCAGTCTTGGGCTCTATCTATGCCGGGATTGCAACCCCAACTGAAGCGGCTGCGGTGGGCGCTGCTGTGGCAATGCTGCTCACAGCGCTCGAAGGCAAACTGACTTGGGAGGTCATCTTTGATACCTGCAAACAGACGACCTTTCTTACTTCAATGGTCTTTATCATCTTAGTCGGTGCAACCGCCTTCGGATTAGTGTTCAGAGGCATCGGCGGCGACACGGTGATGATCAACCTCATTGAACATGCCAAACTCAGTCCCATGCTCTTTCTAGCGTTTGTCTTAACGGGCATTTTCATCGCAGGCTGTTTTATTGACTTCATTGAAATCATTTTCATCTTTATCCCTGTGATTACACCGCTGCTAGTAAAGTACGAAATGAATTTGGTCTGGGTAGCCATTCTTATTACAGTGATGCTGCAAACCTCCTTTTTAACACCACCTTTCGGCTTTACACTATTTTATCTCAAAGGTGTTACCCCACCAGAGGTTCAAACAGTGGACATCTACAAAGGTGTGGTGCCTTTTATCGTGATTCAAGTCGTGGTGATTGCGGTGATTTTCGCTGTGCCTGAGTTAGGCACATTTGTGCCGAAAGCGACACGTGCTGCCTTGCCATAA
- a CDS encoding ATP-dependent DNA helicase RecG, whose protein sequence is MHSTNFFQTDIKFLKGVGPQRADALYRAGVRTFEDFLNFFPRRHLDRTLIKSIAALREGEIATVVGEIKSVRLEGTSWKNRRLVVQLFDRTGQLELTWFQGAQYLLKVFKAGEVLAVSGKVGFFGMRAQMLHPDFDKLSAPESTDPEANDEQSDYERFNTGKIISLYPATEAMKKVGLSTRTLRRLMRELLHKAKPYIVENLPLSIRSQYGLMPLQEAYEQIHFPDSLEALERAKFRLKWTELFFMQLLFALRKEETASTIHATPFEKVGDYTHRLYHSLPYEMTNAQKRVIKEIRADMHSGSQMNRLVQGDVGSGKTLVAMFAMMIALDNGAQCAFMAPTEILATQHYLTLKSMLSALGITIELLVGKQRKKLREELLEAIATGKTQIVVGTHAIIQEKVQFHNLGLAIIDEQHRFGVLQRKALQDKALNPHILLMTATPIPRTLSMTLYGDLDVSIIDEMPKHRKPIITYLRHESEREKVYEAVKEEIRKGRQAYIVYPLVEESEKVDLAAAVESYEHLKNEVFTECRVGLIHGRMFPYEKEEEMEMFRVGKTRVLVGTTVIEVGVDVPNATIMVIEHAERFGLAQLHQLRGRVGRGTEQSYCYLIYGKMSVDAKTRLYTMEETNDGFKIAEVDAQLRGTGNIMGTEQSGNITNLKIANLSEDGEILQSAREAAFALVAKDPHLRQAEHQATRDYYIRHFRHKYGLSDVG, encoded by the coding sequence ATGCACAGCACTAACTTTTTTCAAACTGACATCAAGTTTCTCAAAGGCGTTGGACCACAGCGTGCCGATGCGCTCTACCGCGCCGGTGTGCGCACGTTTGAGGATTTTCTCAATTTTTTCCCACGCCGCCATCTTGATAGGACACTTATCAAAAGCATTGCAGCGCTGCGTGAAGGCGAAATTGCAACGGTTGTGGGTGAAATCAAATCTGTGCGCCTTGAAGGTACAAGTTGGAAAAACCGGCGACTCGTGGTACAGCTCTTCGACAGAACAGGGCAACTGGAGTTGACCTGGTTTCAAGGAGCACAGTATCTGCTAAAAGTCTTCAAAGCAGGCGAAGTGCTTGCAGTATCGGGCAAGGTGGGTTTCTTCGGCATGCGTGCGCAAATGCTGCACCCCGATTTTGATAAACTCTCTGCGCCTGAATCTACAGACCCCGAAGCCAATGACGAGCAAAGCGATTACGAGCGTTTCAACACAGGCAAAATCATTTCGCTCTACCCTGCAACCGAAGCGATGAAAAAAGTGGGACTGAGCACACGAACCCTGCGCCGCTTGATGCGCGAGTTGCTGCACAAAGCCAAGCCGTACATCGTGGAAAATTTGCCGCTATCAATACGCTCACAATATGGCTTGATGCCACTGCAAGAAGCCTACGAGCAAATTCATTTTCCCGACTCTCTTGAAGCGTTAGAGCGCGCCAAGTTTCGTTTGAAGTGGACTGAACTTTTTTTCATGCAATTGCTCTTTGCGCTACGCAAAGAAGAAACTGCAAGCACAATTCATGCAACGCCATTTGAGAAAGTGGGCGACTACACCCATCGGCTCTATCACTCTCTACCTTACGAAATGACCAATGCGCAAAAGCGTGTCATCAAAGAAATTCGTGCAGATATGCACAGTGGTAGTCAGATGAACCGCTTGGTGCAAGGTGATGTAGGCAGTGGCAAAACACTGGTCGCAATGTTTGCCATGATGATAGCACTCGATAACGGTGCGCAGTGTGCGTTTATGGCACCGACAGAAATTTTGGCAACGCAGCATTATCTGACGCTTAAGTCCATGCTCTCAGCACTGGGCATCACAATTGAGTTGCTTGTAGGCAAACAGCGCAAAAAACTGCGCGAAGAGTTGCTTGAAGCGATTGCGACAGGCAAAACGCAAATCGTGGTGGGTACGCATGCTATCATTCAAGAAAAAGTGCAGTTTCATAATCTTGGCTTGGCAATCATTGATGAGCAACACCGTTTCGGAGTTTTGCAGCGCAAGGCATTGCAGGACAAAGCACTCAATCCACACATTCTTTTGATGACCGCCACACCCATTCCACGCACTCTTTCTATGACGCTCTACGGCGATTTAGATGTTTCCATCATTGATGAAATGCCCAAGCATCGTAAGCCGATTATCACGTATTTGCGCCATGAATCGGAGCGTGAGAAAGTCTATGAAGCGGTCAAAGAAGAAATCCGTAAAGGTCGACAAGCCTACATTGTCTATCCGCTGGTCGAAGAATCAGAGAAAGTTGATTTAGCGGCTGCGGTGGAAAGCTATGAGCATTTGAAGAACGAAGTTTTTACCGAGTGCCGCGTAGGACTAATTCATGGGCGAATGTTTCCTTACGAAAAAGAGGAAGAGATGGAAATGTTCCGCGTGGGCAAAACACGTGTGCTGGTAGGCACAACAGTGATTGAAGTAGGCGTGGATGTGCCGAATGCCACGATTATGGTAATTGAACACGCTGAACGCTTTGGGCTTGCACAGTTGCATCAGTTGCGCGGACGTGTAGGCAGAGGAACGGAACAGTCGTATTGTTATCTGATTTACGGCAAAATGAGCGTTGATGCAAAGACGCGCCTTTACACCATGGAAGAAACCAACGATGGGTTCAAGATTGCCGAAGTCGATGCACAATTGCGTGGCACAGGTAACATTATGGGCACAGAGCAATCAGGCAATATCACGAATCTCAAAATTGCAAATCTGAGTGAAGACGGTGAAATTTTACAATCTGCTCGCGAAGCAGCGTTTGCTCTTGTTGCAAAGGACCCGCACTTGCGCCAAGCTGAACATCAAGCTACGCGCGATTACTACATTCGGCACTTCCGTCATAAGTATGGGCTTTCGGATGTCGGATAA
- a CDS encoding GTP pyrophosphokinase, whose protein sequence is MTDLLQRAIEIATKMHDGQLDKAGAPYITHPISVMNQVETVAEKIVAVLHDAIEDTPLTLADLEREGFPDDILAAIDAISKRAGESTESYLARVMSNRLALRVKIADITDNMRLERIAQPTPRDFARIEQYAKILPVLKAAYQDFAA, encoded by the coding sequence ATGACAGATTTACTGCAAAGAGCAATTGAGATTGCAACCAAGATGCATGATGGCCAGCTTGACAAAGCCGGTGCGCCGTATATCACTCACCCTATCAGCGTGATGAATCAAGTGGAGACCGTAGCGGAGAAAATTGTGGCGGTGCTGCACGATGCGATAGAAGACACTCCGCTGACACTTGCCGATCTTGAACGCGAAGGCTTCCCCGATGATATTCTTGCTGCAATTGACGCCATTAGCAAGCGTGCTGGTGAGAGCACAGAAAGTTATCTTGCACGTGTGATGTCGAACCGCTTAGCTTTACGCGTCAAAATTGCGGACATTACAGACAATATGCGACTTGAACGCATTGCGCAGCCCACGCCCAGAGACTTTGCACGCATTGAGCAATACGCCAAAATTTTACCCGTGCTTAAAGCAGCTTATCAAGACTTTGCTGCTTGA
- the trpD gene encoding anthranilate phosphoribosyltransferase, which translates to MTPREAIIALLSGASLSAANMQSVVSAVMQGDIPDAVIAALLVLLRQKGETIEEIYGAVQAIMKFVDKISLDPQAIDTCGTGGDAAGTFNISTMAAILACSAGAKIAKHGNRSVSSKCGSADVLEVLGLHIELPKEKTIEIFNQTRFAFLYAPLYHKAVKRVASVRRDLGVRTIFNMLGPLVNPAGILRQVVGVYDRELTGMFAQVLRQQGAEHCLVVYGETKEGLALDEPSVCGATFISELKNGTISNYTVYPEDFGIKRRSLDDLRGGTVEENAQLIWQILDGVAPEAKRDAAIYAGGFAIYVSGVESSLEQGILRARAELESGRAKRTLEGIIEAHRQIAPAAV; encoded by the coding sequence ATGACCCCGAGAGAAGCCATCATCGCGCTTTTGTCTGGTGCCTCACTTTCTGCTGCTAATATGCAGAGTGTTGTTAGTGCTGTCATGCAAGGCGACATACCTGACGCTGTTATTGCCGCTCTGCTGGTGCTGCTGCGTCAGAAAGGTGAAACCATTGAAGAAATCTATGGTGCGGTGCAGGCGATCATGAAGTTTGTAGACAAAATTTCTCTTGACCCGCAAGCCATTGATACCTGTGGCACTGGCGGCGATGCTGCAGGCACATTTAACATCTCCACGATGGCTGCAATTCTTGCCTGCAGTGCTGGCGCAAAAATTGCCAAACACGGCAACCGCTCTGTCTCCAGCAAATGTGGCAGTGCGGACGTGTTGGAAGTTCTCGGTCTACACATTGAATTGCCCAAGGAAAAGACGATTGAGATTTTCAATCAAACCCGATTTGCATTTCTTTATGCGCCACTCTATCACAAAGCGGTCAAGCGTGTTGCCAGTGTGCGCCGTGATTTGGGCGTGCGCACCATTTTCAATATGCTTGGTCCCCTGGTCAATCCTGCTGGTATCTTGCGTCAAGTCGTTGGTGTCTATGATCGTGAACTGACGGGCATGTTTGCACAAGTTTTGCGCCAACAGGGCGCAGAGCATTGCCTTGTCGTCTACGGAGAAACCAAAGAAGGTCTTGCTTTAGATGAACCCAGTGTCTGCGGGGCTACATTTATCTCCGAACTCAAAAATGGCACGATTTCTAATTACACGGTCTATCCAGAAGATTTTGGTATCAAACGCCGTTCCCTCGACGATTTGCGCGGCGGCACGGTAGAGGAAAATGCACAACTGATTTGGCAGATTCTCGATGGTGTTGCCCCTGAAGCCAAGCGTGATGCCGCAATCTACGCTGGTGGCTTTGCCATTTATGTCAGCGGCGTAGAAAGCTCGCTTGAACAAGGTATCTTGCGCGCTCGTGCAGAACTTGAAAGCGGTCGTGCCAAGCGCACCTTAGAGGGCATCATTGAGGCGCATCGTCAAATTGCGCCCGCTGCCGTCTAA
- a CDS encoding aminotransferase, giving the protein MEKPNYSATLAFSKTESYRTIFPHLQHQLYLNHAAVSPLSLRVVQAIENYLSERSEHDIENYWSRLIPTLESARRRVASFIDCDLHQLAFVPNTSYAFNILAQGLKWHSGDRILLYDQEFPSNVYPFLNLKKHGVEIDFVSSRDGQILLDDIAAKLTARTRLVSMSYVQFLTGFRIDLAALAELCHQNGTLVSIDAIQGLGAMPIDFKGSGIDFLAAGCHKWAMSPMGIGIMVMTDALLDEIGAPFVGWLSVEDGWDFFNYEQDLLDDARRHELGTQNWIGLVGLNEAFAIFHELGSETIAEKLLALSSYLCERLCEEGFTPAFVAGKENCSGIVSIKGLPHPSEIQKQLLQAKIEVSTREGLLRISPHFYNTIEELEFFMSTLKTILQKKQIQL; this is encoded by the coding sequence ATGGAAAAACCAAACTATAGCGCCACGCTCGCTTTTTCAAAAACGGAATCGTATCGCACGATTTTTCCGCACCTTCAGCATCAACTTTACTTGAATCATGCTGCAGTCAGTCCACTCTCTCTACGCGTTGTGCAGGCAATTGAGAATTATCTCTCGGAGCGCAGCGAGCATGACATTGAAAATTATTGGTCTCGCTTAATACCGACGTTGGAATCTGCTCGACGGCGTGTTGCATCATTTATTGACTGCGATTTACATCAATTGGCGTTTGTGCCAAACACGAGCTACGCATTTAATATCCTTGCTCAAGGCTTAAAGTGGCACAGCGGCGATCGCATTTTGCTCTACGACCAAGAATTTCCTTCAAATGTCTATCCTTTTCTCAATCTCAAGAAGCACGGCGTTGAAATTGATTTTGTCTCCTCACGAGACGGTCAAATTTTGCTTGATGATATTGCCGCCAAACTTACAGCGCGCACGCGTCTTGTCTCAATGAGCTATGTGCAATTTCTCACGGGCTTTCGCATTGATCTTGCTGCACTTGCAGAACTTTGTCACCAGAATGGAACGCTTGTTTCGATCGATGCTATTCAAGGCTTAGGCGCTATGCCGATTGATTTCAAAGGCTCCGGCATTGATTTTCTTGCAGCTGGCTGCCACAAGTGGGCTATGTCGCCTATGGGCATTGGGATTATGGTGATGACCGACGCCCTGCTTGATGAGATTGGTGCACCGTTTGTTGGCTGGCTTAGCGTGGAAGATGGTTGGGATTTTTTTAATTACGAACAAGACTTGCTCGATGACGCACGTCGGCATGAACTTGGCACACAAAACTGGATTGGTCTTGTTGGCTTAAACGAAGCCTTCGCTATCTTTCACGAACTTGGCTCTGAGACGATTGCTGAAAAACTGCTTGCACTCTCTTCTTACCTTTGTGAGCGCTTGTGTGAGGAAGGTTTCACGCCAGCGTTCGTAGCAGGCAAAGAAAATTGCTCTGGCATTGTCTCAATCAAAGGCTTGCCTCATCCGTCAGAAATTCAAAAGCAATTGCTGCAGGCAAAGATTGAAGTCTCTACGCGAGAAGGCTTGTTGCGCATCTCACCGCATTTTTACAACACCATTGAGGAGCTTGAATTTTTCATGAGCACACTCAAAACGATTCTTCAAAAAAAACAGATCCAACTATGA
- a CDS encoding phosphohydrolase codes for MQPIYDYHSTVHSRAIIEHANILPDEDVVLLSDAATAHRTKRILEKYAKRRFAIVVIATQEELANLPNPTELLDPTIIDIIETPISSTQFAILLRRVQFFFENCNKFDLLKHELQEQHDELRKLNDIGIALSSERDVTKLLEMILAICMDITGADAGSVYVVEDKPGVPADPSNYFANKQLRFRHTKNFSKRIPFKEFTMPISRSSIVGAATLSGVPLNIPDVYEIPPGATYSFNRGFDMTSGYRTKSMLTVPMLNRNKETIGAIQLLNKKTVPTALLTNEEATTKYVIAFDKNDEDFIYSLASQAAVALENQILFEAHRKLLEAFIRLIAEAIDRKSPYTGGHCNRVPVLTEMLAKAACESQDEPFQDFNLTDEQWYELHIAAWLHDCGKIVTPVNVMDKATKLEKIYDRIETIKTRFEILRRDLELEYLRARTAPNAKPLDELEADYQRKLAELDDEQKFIEKVNIGGEYLDDASVERIKRIGNRKLRINGEETRLLTDEEIYNLSIRRGTLTAEERKIINDHIVITIEMLEKLPFPRNLMRVPEYAGGHHEKMDGTGYPKGLTREQMSIPARIMAIADVFEALTAVDRPYKRGKTLSEAMAIMGKMKAEHHLDPDLFDLFVKSGVYKEYAKMYMSPNLIDEVDEEALLQIQPRPKGPIEVTTPVAAMASASS; via the coding sequence ATGCAGCCGATTTACGACTACCACTCTACAGTTCATAGTCGGGCTATCATTGAGCATGCTAACATTTTACCAGATGAGGATGTGGTGTTGTTGTCCGATGCAGCTACAGCACACCGCACCAAACGCATTCTCGAAAAGTACGCAAAACGTCGATTTGCCATCGTAGTGATTGCAACACAGGAAGAACTTGCAAATCTGCCCAATCCAACTGAACTGCTCGACCCGACTATTATCGATATCATTGAGACGCCGATAAGTTCGACACAGTTTGCCATCTTGTTGCGTCGTGTACAGTTCTTTTTCGAGAACTGCAATAAGTTTGATTTGCTCAAGCATGAGCTCCAAGAACAGCATGATGAATTGCGTAAGCTCAACGACATTGGCATTGCCCTCTCCAGCGAAAGAGATGTAACGAAACTCTTGGAGATGATTCTTGCCATTTGCATGGACATTACGGGTGCCGATGCAGGCAGTGTCTATGTGGTGGAAGATAAGCCCGGTGTGCCAGCTGATCCCTCAAACTACTTTGCCAACAAACAACTACGGTTTCGGCATACCAAAAACTTCTCGAAGCGCATTCCCTTCAAAGAATTCACGATGCCGATTAGTCGCAGCAGTATTGTGGGTGCTGCAACGCTTTCGGGAGTGCCGCTCAATATCCCTGATGTCTACGAAATTCCGCCAGGAGCAACATACAGTTTCAATCGAGGCTTCGATATGACAAGCGGCTACCGCACGAAATCCATGCTAACCGTACCGATGTTAAACCGCAACAAAGAAACCATTGGTGCCATTCAGCTGCTAAACAAAAAGACTGTCCCCACAGCACTGCTCACAAACGAAGAAGCCACAACAAAGTATGTTATTGCATTTGACAAGAACGACGAAGATTTTATTTATTCCTTAGCTTCGCAAGCGGCAGTGGCTCTCGAAAATCAAATTCTCTTTGAGGCGCATCGCAAGTTGCTGGAAGCCTTTATCCGTCTTATTGCTGAAGCCATTGATAGAAAATCGCCTTACACGGGCGGGCATTGCAACCGCGTGCCTGTGCTGACGGAAATGCTGGCTAAAGCGGCTTGCGAGTCGCAAGATGAGCCGTTCCAAGATTTCAACCTAACTGATGAACAGTGGTATGAATTGCATATTGCGGCGTGGTTGCACGATTGCGGTAAAATCGTTACCCCGGTCAATGTGATGGACAAAGCTACGAAACTGGAAAAAATCTATGACCGCATTGAGACGATTAAGACACGCTTTGAAATTTTGCGACGCGATCTTGAGCTGGAGTATCTGCGCGCACGAACGGCGCCTAACGCAAAACCGCTTGATGAACTCGAAGCTGACTACCAGCGCAAACTGGCTGAACTTGACGACGAACAAAAATTCATTGAGAAAGTCAACATCGGCGGCGAATACTTAGACGATGCAAGTGTTGAGCGTATCAAGCGCATAGGTAATCGCAAACTTAGAATAAATGGCGAAGAGACACGTTTGCTCACGGACGAGGAAATCTACAACCTAAGTATCCGACGTGGCACACTCACTGCAGAAGAGCGCAAAATTATCAACGATCATATTGTCATTACGATTGAGATGCTTGAGAAATTGCCGTTCCCACGCAACCTGATGCGTGTGCCTGAATACGCTGGTGGTCATCACGAGAAAATGGATGGCACAGGATATCCAAAAGGGCTAACGCGTGAGCAAATGTCCATCCCAGCACGAATTATGGCAATTGCTGATGTGTTTGAAGCCCTCACAGCAGTTGATAGACCTTACAAGCGCGGCAAAACGCTCAGCGAAGCCATGGCAATTATGGGAAAGATGAAGGCTGAACATCATCTTGACCCTGACCTCTTTGATTTATTTGTCAAGTCAGGCGTCTATAAAGAGTATGCCAAAATGTACATGAGCCCCAATTTAATCGACGAAGTCGATGAAGAAGCGCTGCTTCAGATTCAGCCGCGCCCCAAAGGACCTATTGAAGTGACAACGCCCGTTGCGGCAATGGCGAGTGCATCATCATAG
- a CDS encoding riboflavin biosynthesis protein RibF: MQIFYYKHSQLLTPHGEPALPFAPRTGVITLGTFDGVHLGHRKIIAALLAKAHTTGLRSTLLTFAPHPRTVVSKKDAAPVRLLTTTEEKLALLSELGLDSVIVIEFTKAFAALSPEDFVEQILLKEFGLAAMVIGYDHGFGRDRSGTLQTLSQLSVKHSFSVEVVEEFMLNGRAVSSTQIRSLLSSGQLRDANTLLGSPYRLTGKVVEGEQRGRLIGFPTANLDLLDPLKLVPSPGVYVADALMNNAKYRAMVNIGYRPTVSTGTHLSIEAHILNFSGNLYGQLLTIQLLSRLRDEQKFPSLDALKAQLEMDKALAATFSAPHQTFQHA; encoded by the coding sequence ATGCAGATTTTTTACTATAAGCATTCTCAACTTCTTACGCCCCACGGCGAACCTGCTCTGCCCTTTGCTCCGCGCACAGGCGTCATCACACTGGGTACATTTGATGGCGTGCATCTTGGTCATCGCAAAATTATTGCCGCTCTTCTTGCTAAGGCGCACACAACAGGATTGCGCAGTACCCTTTTGACCTTTGCACCTCATCCACGCACAGTTGTCAGCAAGAAAGATGCTGCGCCTGTGCGTCTTTTGACCACAACAGAAGAAAAGCTCGCCCTGCTGTCTGAACTTGGCTTGGATAGCGTTATTGTCATCGAATTTACGAAAGCCTTCGCAGCACTTTCGCCTGAGGATTTTGTCGAGCAAATTTTACTCAAGGAGTTTGGGTTAGCTGCGATGGTCATTGGGTACGACCATGGCTTTGGCAGAGATCGCAGTGGCACACTGCAAACCTTAAGCCAGCTTTCAGTGAAACACTCGTTCTCGGTTGAGGTGGTAGAAGAATTTATGCTCAATGGACGAGCTGTTTCTAGCACACAAATTCGCTCGCTTTTAAGCAGCGGGCAACTTCGTGACGCCAATACGCTCTTAGGTAGCCCCTATCGGCTGACTGGCAAGGTTGTTGAAGGTGAGCAGCGCGGTCGCCTGATTGGCTTTCCAACGGCTAATTTAGACCTGCTCGACCCACTCAAACTTGTGCCAAGTCCAGGCGTCTATGTTGCCGATGCTCTGATGAACAATGCCAAGTATCGCGCCATGGTTAATATCGGCTATCGTCCAACGGTCTCAACTGGCACGCACCTCAGCATTGAAGCGCACATTTTGAATTTCAGCGGTAATCTTTACGGACAGTTGCTGACAATACAACTGCTTTCGCGTCTGCGTGATGAGCAAAAGTTCCCCAGTCTCGATGCACTCAAAGCCCAACTCGAGATGGATAAAGCCCTTGCGGCTACTTTTTCTGCGCCGCACCAGACCTTCCAACATGCCTGA